From Rubrivirga sp. SAORIC476, a single genomic window includes:
- a CDS encoding four helix bundle protein, translating to MPSFKRFEEIEAWKLGRELNRDVYAVSGHGAFGQDFGLRDQIRRASVSVTSNIAEGFARRSPADFARFLTIARASTAEVCSQLYLALDLNYLSQDDFDRLYRLAQRIGGSCSALIRYLRSSSPPAVREPDASWAFQDTNPEP from the coding sequence ATGCCGTCGTTCAAGCGATTCGAGGAGATCGAGGCCTGGAAGCTCGGCCGCGAGCTGAACCGGGATGTGTATGCGGTCTCAGGACACGGTGCATTCGGCCAAGATTTCGGACTGCGCGATCAGATCCGCAGAGCCTCAGTATCCGTCACCTCGAATATCGCCGAGGGCTTCGCCCGTCGTTCCCCGGCCGACTTCGCGCGCTTCCTAACCATCGCCCGCGCGTCCACCGCCGAGGTCTGCTCCCAGCTCTACCTCGCGCTCGACCTCAACTACCTCAGCCAAGACGACTTCGACCGGCTCTATCGCCTCGCCCAGCGCATCGGCGGCTCCTGCAGCGCGCTGATCCGCTACCTCCGCTCGTCGAGCCCACCCGCCGTCCGCGAGCCCGACGCATCGTGGGCGTTCCAGGACACGAACCCTGAACCCTGA
- the trpE gene encoding anthranilate synthase component I, with amino-acid sequence MTLTEFETTVREQLPTDGRRLAVPVYVRRSADLLTPVSAFLALRDEGQFGFLLESVEGGERLGRYSFIGKSPYLVIENRGSRVWAHRPAGTYEGDGAPHEVEPLSGTVFEALGEILAQTEQAVVPGLPRLTAGAVGYVGYDAVRQLETLPPGPPDLLGLPDAVWGFYDTVAAFDRVKHQLILMATVFVDADTDLHGAYAEATERLVELEDDLLQGGVPGEPVRLLAAEPAASVERATYEAAVRTGKEYIVEGDIFQVVLSQRFAMPFAGDKFNLYRALRQVNPSPYLFYLDVDGLDAPGEGFSLIGSSPEVLTRVEPRGPERRALVLPIAGTRRRGETPAEDADNEADLLADPKERAEHLMLVDLGRNDMGRVSDVGTVSVDRFAEVERFSHVMHLVSSVSGAVGERPATDVLAACFPAGTVSGAPKVRAMEIIDELEPIKRGPYAGAVGYAGFDGALDTCIAIRTMIVKDDVAYVQAGAGVVADSDPAAEYDETKAKAAALFAAMRSATSDLL; translated from the coding sequence ATGACCCTCACCGAGTTCGAGACGACCGTCCGCGAGCAGCTCCCGACCGACGGGCGGCGGCTGGCGGTGCCCGTCTACGTCCGCCGCTCGGCCGACTTGCTGACGCCGGTCTCGGCGTTCCTCGCGCTCCGCGACGAGGGGCAGTTCGGCTTCCTGCTGGAGTCGGTCGAGGGCGGCGAGCGGCTGGGGCGCTACTCGTTCATCGGCAAGAGCCCGTACCTGGTGATCGAGAACCGCGGCAGCCGCGTCTGGGCGCACCGTCCGGCGGGCACCTACGAGGGCGACGGTGCGCCGCACGAGGTGGAGCCGCTCTCGGGGACCGTCTTCGAGGCGCTCGGCGAGATCCTGGCCCAGACCGAGCAGGCCGTCGTGCCGGGCCTGCCACGCCTGACCGCGGGCGCGGTCGGCTACGTCGGCTACGACGCCGTGCGCCAGTTGGAGACGCTCCCGCCGGGCCCGCCCGACCTCCTCGGCCTGCCTGACGCCGTCTGGGGCTTCTACGACACCGTCGCCGCCTTCGACCGGGTCAAGCACCAGCTGATCCTGATGGCGACCGTCTTCGTCGACGCCGACACCGACCTGCACGGCGCCTACGCGGAGGCGACCGAGCGGCTGGTGGAGTTGGAGGACGACCTGCTGCAGGGCGGCGTCCCCGGCGAGCCGGTGCGCCTGCTGGCCGCCGAGCCCGCCGCCTCGGTGGAACGGGCGACCTACGAGGCGGCCGTCCGCACCGGCAAGGAGTACATCGTCGAGGGCGACATCTTCCAGGTGGTCCTGAGCCAGCGCTTCGCGATGCCGTTCGCGGGCGACAAGTTCAACCTGTACCGCGCGCTCCGGCAGGTCAACCCGAGCCCCTACCTCTTCTACCTGGACGTGGACGGCCTCGACGCACCCGGCGAGGGCTTCTCGCTGATCGGCTCCTCGCCCGAGGTGCTGACGCGCGTCGAGCCCCGCGGGCCGGAGCGCCGCGCCCTCGTGCTGCCCATCGCGGGAACGCGCCGCCGCGGCGAGACGCCCGCCGAGGACGCCGACAACGAAGCCGACCTCCTGGCCGACCCCAAGGAGCGCGCCGAGCACCTGATGCTGGTCGACCTCGGCCGCAACGACATGGGCCGCGTCTCGGACGTGGGCACCGTCTCCGTCGACCGCTTCGCCGAGGTGGAGCGCTTCAGCCACGTCATGCACCTGGTCTCGTCGGTCTCCGGCGCCGTCGGCGAGCGCCCGGCGACCGACGTGCTGGCGGCCTGCTTCCCGGCAGGCACCGTCTCCGGCGCCCCCAAGGTGCGGGCGATGGAGATCATCGACGAACTGGAGCCGATCAAGCGCGGCCCCTACGCGGGCGCGGTCGGCTACGCGGGCTTCGACGGCGCGCTCGACACCTGCATCGCCATCCGCACCATGATCGTGAAGGACGACGTGGCCTACGTCCAGGCGGGCGCGGGCGTCGTCGCCGACTCGGACCCGGCCGCCGAGTACGACGAGACGAAGGCCAAGGCCGCCGCCCTGTTCGCCGCCATGCGCTCCGCCACGTCCGACCTGCTGTAG
- a CDS encoding aminodeoxychorismate/anthranilate synthase component II, translating into MILIIDNYDSFTYNLVHLVGGVTMDYRVVRNDQIGLDEIAALDPAGVLISPGPGRPDEAGVSEAVIRQFGETTPIFGVCLGHQAIGEVFGGRVVHAPTLMHGKTSTVHHDGSSVFEGVTQDFTATRYHSLVVDRASLPDVLEVSAETTDGVVMGLRHRSFPIEGVQFHPESILTTEGPRIVQNWVAAALEGSGFRVQGSQGRDAETEATEER; encoded by the coding sequence ATGATCCTGATCATCGACAACTACGACTCGTTCACGTACAACCTCGTCCACCTCGTCGGCGGGGTGACGATGGACTACCGGGTCGTGCGCAACGACCAGATCGGGCTCGACGAGATCGCGGCGCTGGACCCGGCGGGCGTGCTGATCTCCCCCGGCCCCGGACGACCGGACGAGGCGGGCGTGAGCGAGGCCGTCATCCGCCAGTTCGGCGAGACCACCCCCATCTTCGGCGTCTGCCTGGGGCACCAGGCCATCGGGGAGGTCTTCGGCGGGCGCGTCGTCCACGCGCCGACGCTGATGCACGGCAAGACGTCAACCGTGCACCACGACGGCAGCTCCGTGTTCGAGGGCGTCACGCAGGACTTCACCGCGACCCGCTACCACTCGCTGGTCGTCGACCGCGCCTCCCTGCCGGACGTGCTGGAGGTCTCCGCTGAGACCACCGACGGCGTCGTCATGGGCCTGCGCCACCGGTCCTTCCCCATCGAGGGCGTCCAGTTCCACCCCGAGTCGATCCTGACGACGGAGGGGCCGCGGATCGTGCAGAACTGGGTGGCTGCGGCGCTGGAGGGTTCAGGGTTCAGGGTTCAGGGTTCGCAGGGACGCGACGCAGAAACGGAGGCCACAGAGGAGCGCTAA
- the trpS gene encoding tryptophan--tRNA ligase, producing the protein MPDSPSSLPVIVSGIQPSGTLHLGNYLGAIRQNIALANDEAARSEAFLFIVDYHALTTLRDPEALRRYTMDVALDYLALGLDPDKASLFVQSDIPQLTELTWIFLCLTPSSQLEKGVSYKDKVAQGLTANGGLLTYPILQAADILAYTAPGRGLKVPVGADQKQNLEISRDTAGRFNQAYRPEDAPLFPLPDPHILDEVSVIPGLDGRKMSKSYDNTIGIFDEGKALKKKVMSILSDSTPLEAPKDPDADHTFALIRHFATDDERAEIAAAYRAGGYGYGHAKKALLGMIDRHFGEARERRRALAERPEHVRDILQAGAEAARARASEVMAEVRDAVGFLNA; encoded by the coding sequence ATGCCTGACTCTCCGTCTTCCCTGCCCGTCATCGTCTCCGGCATCCAGCCGTCGGGGACGCTCCATCTGGGCAACTACCTCGGCGCCATCCGTCAGAACATCGCCCTCGCCAACGACGAGGCGGCGCGCAGCGAGGCGTTCCTGTTCATCGTCGACTACCACGCGCTGACGACGCTCCGCGACCCAGAGGCGCTGCGGCGCTACACGATGGACGTGGCGCTGGACTACCTCGCGCTCGGCCTCGACCCCGACAAGGCGAGCCTGTTCGTCCAGTCGGACATCCCTCAGCTCACCGAGCTGACGTGGATCTTCCTCTGCCTGACGCCCTCGTCGCAGCTGGAGAAGGGCGTCTCGTACAAGGACAAGGTGGCGCAGGGGCTGACGGCAAACGGTGGCCTGCTCACCTACCCGATCCTCCAGGCGGCCGACATCCTGGCCTACACGGCGCCGGGCCGCGGCCTGAAGGTGCCCGTCGGCGCGGACCAGAAGCAGAACCTGGAGATCTCGCGCGACACCGCCGGGCGCTTCAACCAGGCCTACCGGCCCGAGGACGCCCCGCTCTTCCCGCTCCCCGACCCGCACATCCTGGACGAGGTGTCGGTGATCCCCGGCCTCGACGGGCGCAAGATGTCGAAGAGCTACGACAACACGATCGGCATCTTCGACGAGGGCAAGGCGCTCAAGAAGAAGGTCATGTCGATCCTCTCGGACTCGACGCCGCTGGAGGCCCCCAAGGACCCCGACGCCGACCACACGTTCGCGCTCATCCGTCACTTCGCGACGGACGACGAGCGGGCGGAGATCGCCGCCGCCTACCGCGCGGGCGGCTACGGCTACGGCCACGCCAAGAAGGCGCTCCTGGGCATGATCGACCGGCACTTCGGCGAGGCCCGCGAGCGCCGCCGCGCGCTGGCTGAGCGCCCCGAGCACGTCCGCGACATCCTCCAGGCGGGCGCCGAGGCGGCCCGCGCGCGGGCGTCCGAGGTGATGGCCGAGGTCCGCGACGCCGTCGGCTTCCTGAACGCCTAG
- the trpD gene encoding anthranilate phosphoribosyltransferase produces MTTLKPILTAIAEGETLTQAQAESAMHVMLSGEADPAQIAGLLMGLRSRGETLDELVGFTKVMREYAIPVETDLDPIDLCGTGGDHSGTFNISTAASFVAAGAGVPVAKHGNKGVSSSSGSADVLSALGVRADLDAEGVSRCLEEAGIAFLFAPQFHPALRHVGPVRRSLGVRTFFNILGPLCNPARVKRQLIGAFSDPVARQMAQILMRLGSEHVVVVYAHDGLDELSTTSPTTIYQTGSHAFDGGLLEQEVVPEKFGLARVSAAALQGGTPDENAEIVRGVLSGQAGPQADVVLLNAAYALLASGEYDDLDACLEAARESVASGGALAKLDALVAVSTELSEAA; encoded by the coding sequence TTGACCACTCTCAAACCCATTCTGACCGCCATCGCCGAAGGTGAGACGCTGACGCAGGCGCAGGCCGAGTCGGCGATGCACGTGATGCTCTCCGGCGAGGCCGACCCCGCGCAGATCGCAGGGCTGCTGATGGGGCTCCGGTCTCGCGGCGAGACCCTCGACGAGCTGGTCGGCTTCACGAAGGTGATGCGTGAGTACGCGATCCCGGTCGAGACCGACCTCGACCCGATCGACCTGTGCGGCACGGGTGGCGACCACTCCGGCACGTTCAACATCTCGACGGCGGCCAGCTTCGTGGCCGCAGGCGCGGGCGTGCCCGTCGCCAAGCACGGCAACAAGGGCGTCTCGTCGTCCAGCGGCTCGGCCGACGTGCTGTCCGCGCTCGGCGTCCGCGCCGACCTCGACGCCGAGGGCGTGTCGCGGTGCCTGGAGGAGGCGGGCATCGCGTTCCTGTTCGCGCCCCAGTTCCACCCCGCCCTGCGGCACGTTGGCCCGGTGCGGAGGTCGCTGGGGGTGCGGACCTTCTTCAACATCCTGGGGCCACTCTGCAACCCGGCGCGCGTCAAGCGCCAGCTCATCGGCGCGTTCTCGGACCCGGTGGCGCGGCAGATGGCGCAGATCCTGATGCGCCTCGGCAGCGAGCACGTCGTGGTGGTCTACGCCCACGACGGGCTGGACGAGCTCTCGACCACGAGCCCGACGACGATCTACCAGACCGGCAGCCATGCCTTCGACGGCGGCCTGCTGGAGCAGGAGGTGGTGCCCGAGAAGTTCGGGCTGGCCCGCGTCTCGGCGGCGGCGCTCCAGGGCGGCACGCCGGATGAGAATGCCGAGATCGTGCGCGGCGTGCTGAGCGGCCAGGCCGGTCCGCAGGCGGACGTGGTACTCCTCAACGCAGCCTACGCGCTGCTCGCATCCGGCGAGTACGACGACCTCGACGCCTGCCTGGAGGCGGCGCGCGAGAGCGTCGCCAGCGGAGGAGCCCTCGCCAAGCTGGACGCGCTGGTGGCCGTCTCCACCGAACTCTCCGAGGCAGCCTGA
- a CDS encoding L,D-transpeptidase family protein, which produces MPTPLLPLALAALLGWGFLGDLFGPETVAPPAPDAVAEAVAARIDGARSLHPATADLYAEPGLRWADARARAALVRVLDAAPSDGVRDIEVHADALPALRRALADAEREWAALDGEARDTLADPRPARLAALDLAITDGLLRFGDALRGRRTDPTQLYRHSWFPTVRDSTGAQFAALAEAVRRSDVRGVDRALDALRPPHDGYARLRARLAALQGDLAPVPEGADLAPGQRSVRVPHLRDRLTAWGYLAADTLDAWSRPDAYVFDDSLAAALGRFEAAERLPVDSVLDATATEALNADLAPLRRQIALNLERWRWLPDDLGDHFIWVNLPAFELRVLQRDSTGSPDEPYAEKLRMPVNIGNAQTAGWTTPVITDSVHTVEFQPVWYVPRSLAASNVFPMAVRDSLALWRQGFEVYQNGAAVDSRLVPWDSVSVGQFRFVQRPGPANPLGRVKFLMHNPYAILIHDTNKRYTFDDGAGSSMSSGCVQAGAPDVLAEYLLTTVNGWEEGQARAAWQRGPRRGVRLDRPFLSQFTYFTTWAETDGSLRVYSDPYNYDARLAEALGLGAPLPTTATPDA; this is translated from the coding sequence GTGCCCACCCCTCTGCTTCCCCTCGCCCTGGCCGCCCTGCTCGGCTGGGGCTTCCTCGGCGACCTGTTCGGTCCGGAGACCGTCGCGCCGCCCGCGCCCGACGCCGTCGCCGAGGCCGTCGCCGCCCGTATCGACGGCGCGCGAAGCCTGCACCCGGCGACCGCCGATCTCTACGCCGAGCCCGGCCTCCGCTGGGCCGATGCCCGCGCCCGCGCCGCGCTCGTCCGCGTGCTGGACGCCGCCCCGTCCGACGGCGTCCGCGACATCGAGGTCCACGCCGACGCGCTGCCTGCGCTCCGCCGGGCGCTGGCCGACGCCGAGCGCGAGTGGGCGGCCCTCGACGGCGAGGCCCGCGACACGCTCGCCGACCCGCGCCCGGCCCGCCTCGCCGCGCTCGACCTCGCCATCACCGACGGCCTGCTGCGCTTCGGCGACGCCCTTCGCGGGCGCCGCACCGACCCGACGCAGCTCTACCGGCACTCCTGGTTTCCGACCGTTCGCGACTCGACGGGCGCCCAGTTCGCCGCTCTCGCCGAGGCCGTCCGCCGGTCCGACGTGCGGGGCGTGGACCGCGCCCTCGACGCGCTGCGCCCGCCGCATGACGGCTATGCGCGCCTCCGCGCCCGCCTTGCGGCCCTCCAGGGCGACCTCGCGCCCGTCCCCGAGGGCGCCGACCTGGCGCCCGGTCAGCGGTCGGTCCGCGTGCCCCACCTCCGCGACCGGCTGACGGCGTGGGGCTACCTCGCCGCCGACACGCTCGACGCGTGGAGTCGCCCCGACGCCTACGTCTTCGACGATTCGCTGGCCGCCGCGCTCGGCCGCTTCGAGGCCGCCGAGCGGCTCCCGGTCGACAGCGTGCTGGACGCGACCGCGACCGAGGCGCTCAACGCCGACCTCGCGCCGCTGCGCCGCCAGATCGCCCTCAACCTGGAGCGGTGGCGCTGGCTGCCCGACGACCTCGGCGACCACTTCATCTGGGTCAACCTGCCCGCCTTCGAACTCCGCGTCCTCCAGCGCGACTCGACCGGCAGCCCGGACGAGCCGTACGCCGAGAAGCTGCGGATGCCCGTCAACATCGGCAACGCGCAGACGGCCGGGTGGACGACGCCCGTGATCACGGATTCGGTCCACACCGTCGAGTTCCAGCCGGTGTGGTACGTGCCGCGCTCGCTGGCGGCGTCCAACGTGTTTCCGATGGCGGTCCGCGACAGCCTCGCGCTGTGGCGGCAGGGCTTCGAGGTGTACCAGAACGGCGCCGCGGTCGACTCGCGGCTGGTGCCGTGGGATTCGGTCTCGGTCGGCCAGTTCCGGTTCGTGCAGCGACCCGGCCCGGCCAACCCGCTCGGACGCGTCAAATTCCTGATGCACAACCCGTACGCGATCCTCATCCACGACACCAACAAGCGCTACACGTTCGACGATGGGGCGGGCTCGTCCATGTCGAGCGGCTGCGTGCAGGCCGGCGCCCCGGACGTGCTGGCCGAGTACCTGCTGACGACGGTCAACGGCTGGGAGGAAGGGCAGGCCCGCGCGGCGTGGCAGCGCGGGCCGCGACGGGGCGTCCGGCTGGACCGCCCGTTCCTGTCGCAGTTCACCTACTTCACGACCTGGGCCGAGACCGACGGCTCGCTCCGGGTCTACAGCGACCCGTACAACTACGACGCTCGTCTGGCCGAGGCGCTCGGCCTCGGGGCGCCCCTGCCGACCACCGCGACCCCAGATGCCTGA
- the trpC gene encoding indole-3-glycerol phosphate synthase TrpC, translated as MATILDQILADTRALVAERKALTPTAALERRSAFRAPTLSLARALRRPDGPATIAECKRASPSEGVIRREYAPADIARSYKQAAAAALSVLTEPTHFQGSLDHLAQVRAAVDLPLLRKDFVVDAYQLIEARAYGADAVLLIAAALDPAEMTDLLDAARDLGLGVLVEVHADAEVDGFDLDRVGVLGVNSRDLQTFEVDLGRAERIFARLPERIVRVAESGIRTADDAARLRGYGADAFLVGTHFMRQPDPGRALAAFRRETALALADASRQPATP; from the coding sequence ATGGCGACCATCCTCGACCAGATCCTCGCCGACACGCGCGCCCTCGTCGCCGAGCGGAAGGCCCTCACGCCGACCGCCGCGCTGGAGCGCCGCTCCGCGTTCCGCGCGCCGACGCTGTCGCTCGCCCGTGCGCTGCGCCGCCCCGACGGACCGGCCACCATCGCCGAGTGCAAGCGCGCCAGCCCGTCGGAGGGCGTCATCCGGCGCGAGTACGCCCCGGCGGACATCGCGCGGAGCTACAAGCAGGCCGCCGCCGCCGCGCTCTCCGTGCTCACCGAGCCGACCCACTTCCAGGGCTCGCTCGACCACCTCGCCCAGGTGCGCGCCGCCGTCGACCTGCCGCTGCTGCGGAAGGACTTCGTCGTCGACGCCTACCAGCTTATCGAGGCCCGCGCGTACGGGGCCGACGCGGTCTTGCTGATCGCGGCCGCCCTCGACCCGGCCGAGATGACCGACCTGCTGGACGCCGCCCGCGACCTCGGCCTGGGCGTCTTGGTGGAGGTCCATGCCGACGCCGAGGTGGACGGCTTCGACCTCGACCGCGTCGGCGTGCTCGGCGTCAACAGTCGCGACCTCCAGACGTTCGAGGTGGACCTCGGGCGGGCGGAGCGCATCTTCGCGCGCCTCCCGGAGCGCATCGTCCGCGTCGCCGAGAGCGGCATCCGGACCGCCGACGACGCGGCCCGCCTCCGCGGCTACGGCGCCGACGCCTTCCTCGTGGGCACCCACTTCATGCGCCAGCCCGACCCCGGCCGCGCGCTCGCCGCGTTCCGACGCGAGACGGCCCTCGCGCTCGCCGACGCTTCCCGCCAGCCTGCCACCCCATGA
- a CDS encoding TerC family protein yields MPHLDVPPWAWIAFNAYVVGLLLLDLYGFNKKAHEIHWREAAWLSAFFVGASLAVNAVVWVAYGHAAGVTFLTAYLVEKSLSVDNLFVIAVLFGYFSVPPRYQHRVLFWGIFGAIVMRAVMILVGVALVDRFHWVLYIFGAFLVLTGLKMFRDTDEETDLTDNRVLGLLRRVLPVTKNYHEEHFFVRKLGRTLVTPLFLVLVMIELTDVVFAVDSIPAILGITTDPFLAYASNILAVVGLRALYFLLAGVIERIRYLHIGLAAVLVFIGGKMLAEPFLEPRGLEIPTWVSLLVVVSCITVAAAVSWAATVRERRGEETGDARPLLGSDTLRGDGTTDPPPVVSREDDRDA; encoded by the coding sequence ATGCCGCACCTCGATGTCCCCCCGTGGGCCTGGATCGCGTTCAACGCGTACGTCGTGGGGTTGCTGCTGCTCGACCTGTACGGGTTCAACAAGAAGGCCCACGAGATCCACTGGCGGGAGGCGGCGTGGCTGTCGGCCTTCTTCGTGGGTGCCTCGCTGGCCGTCAACGCGGTCGTCTGGGTGGCCTACGGGCACGCGGCGGGCGTCACGTTCCTGACCGCCTACCTCGTCGAGAAGTCGCTCTCGGTCGACAACCTGTTCGTGATCGCGGTGCTGTTCGGGTACTTCTCGGTCCCGCCGCGCTACCAGCACCGCGTGTTGTTCTGGGGCATCTTCGGCGCCATCGTGATGCGGGCCGTGATGATCCTCGTCGGCGTGGCGCTGGTGGACCGCTTCCACTGGGTGCTCTACATCTTCGGCGCCTTCCTCGTGCTGACGGGCCTGAAGATGTTCCGGGACACCGACGAGGAGACTGACCTGACGGACAACCGGGTGCTCGGCCTGCTCCGGCGCGTCCTGCCCGTGACCAAGAACTACCACGAGGAGCACTTCTTCGTCCGCAAGCTGGGGCGGACGCTGGTCACACCGCTGTTCCTCGTGCTCGTGATGATCGAACTGACCGACGTGGTGTTCGCGGTCGACTCGATCCCGGCCATCCTGGGGATCACGACGGACCCGTTCCTGGCCTACGCGTCCAACATTCTGGCGGTGGTGGGGCTCCGTGCGCTCTACTTCCTGCTGGCCGGCGTCATTGAGCGAATTCGGTACCTCCACATCGGTCTGGCGGCGGTGCTGGTGTTCATCGGCGGCAAGATGCTCGCCGAGCCGTTCCTGGAGCCGCGCGGGCTGGAGATCCCGACGTGGGTCTCGCTGCTCGTGGTGGTGTCGTGCATCACGGTCGCCGCCGCCGTCTCCTGGGCCGCCACCGTCCGCGAACGCCGCGGCGAGGAAACGGGCGACGCCCGCCCGCTGCTCGGCTCCGACACGCTCCGGGGCGACGGCACCACCGACCCGCCGCCGGTCGTGTCTCGCGAGGACGACCGGGACGCCTAG
- a CDS encoding co-chaperone GroES family protein, giving the protein MDPFPSLDAVHVVGDRVLIRPSDDAERSSGGLYLPASVRSKETVRTGRVVRVGPGHAVPNPDYSASEPWTSDGEPVRYLPLQARVGDLALFLREKAVEVEYDDASYLIVPHGALLALVRPQHPEDAGYEP; this is encoded by the coding sequence ATGGACCCGTTTCCCTCCCTCGACGCCGTCCACGTGGTCGGCGACCGTGTGCTGATCCGACCGAGCGACGACGCCGAGCGGTCGTCGGGGGGTCTCTACCTGCCCGCGAGCGTCCGCTCGAAGGAGACCGTGCGGACGGGCCGGGTGGTGCGCGTCGGGCCAGGCCACGCGGTGCCCAACCCGGACTACTCGGCCTCGGAGCCGTGGACGAGCGACGGCGAACCGGTCCGCTACCTGCCGCTCCAGGCGCGCGTGGGCGATCTGGCCCTGTTCCTGCGCGAGAAGGCCGTCGAGGTGGAGTACGACGACGCGAGCTACCTGATCGTGCCACACGGCGCGCTGCTGGCGCTCGTCCGGCCCCAGCACCCGGAAGACGCGGGGTACGAACCGTAG
- a CDS encoding L,D-transpeptidase family protein: protein MSERPYRRPLGLVLFAGLVLVAGGASATYVHQRSQRVTPATVAPFVAERLTTDSLALHPATHALYDSLGRRPVWFAPAARGAALATLRRADRDALPLDSALADLGALADTAATSAGLAHLDVALTDALMRFGAALASPRVDARALYGINWTPAPSAPPDLAAPLATALATAADTPAALDAWADGLRPPHPGYRRLRAALARELDLRDRPDLALDADLAPGDSGAAVVRLRERLALEREAPASDMPRVFDGSLADALRRVQRARALSPTGRLDAPTRTALNERRAELIPLLALNLEKWRWLPRDLGDLHVWVNVPRFELALRERAGDDWSDAARFVTVVGAHDWETPAFTDTMETIVFNPTWIVPASIQRESYGEVRGFVERQPGPGNAMGRVKFLFPNDHAVYVHDTPSKWAFGVDDRARSHGCVRAGNPEALARELLTRTNGWTAERVRAIFQGPWGPTQSVTVEATVPVHLVYFTAEVDPDGRLRVYDDVYRRDARLADALGLERPDARGRVLATLIADTIGDEHEVEEEEAGPDEDVADVEAETEAPAPSPAPPPEARTAAPDRRLVGPSDTLGTREGEVLSRSPAPLAPRPRY, encoded by the coding sequence ATGAGCGAACGACCCTATCGTCGCCCGCTCGGCCTGGTGCTCTTCGCCGGGCTCGTGCTCGTCGCCGGAGGCGCCTCCGCGACCTACGTCCACCAGCGCAGCCAGCGCGTCACGCCTGCGACCGTCGCGCCTTTCGTCGCCGAGCGGCTCACGACCGACAGCCTCGCGCTGCACCCGGCCACGCACGCCCTCTACGACTCGCTCGGGCGCCGACCCGTCTGGTTCGCCCCGGCCGCCCGCGGGGCGGCCCTCGCCACCCTCCGCCGTGCCGACCGCGACGCGCTGCCGCTCGACTCGGCCCTGGCCGACCTCGGCGCGCTCGCCGACACCGCCGCGACCTCGGCGGGCCTCGCCCACCTCGACGTGGCGCTGACGGACGCCCTGATGCGGTTCGGCGCCGCCCTCGCCTCGCCACGCGTCGACGCGCGGGCGCTCTACGGCATCAACTGGACGCCCGCGCCCTCGGCGCCACCCGACCTGGCCGCGCCCCTCGCCACCGCGCTCGCGACCGCCGCCGACACGCCCGCCGCGCTCGATGCCTGGGCGGATGGGCTGCGTCCGCCGCACCCCGGCTACCGTCGTCTCCGCGCCGCGCTGGCCCGCGAGCTGGACCTCCGCGACCGCCCCGACCTCGCCCTCGACGCCGACCTCGCCCCCGGCGACTCCGGCGCTGCCGTCGTGCGCCTCCGCGAGCGGCTCGCCCTGGAGCGAGAGGCTCCGGCGTCCGACATGCCGCGCGTCTTCGACGGCAGCCTCGCCGACGCGCTTCGGAGGGTGCAGCGCGCCCGGGCCCTCTCCCCCACCGGCCGCCTCGACGCGCCGACGCGGACTGCGTTGAACGAGCGCCGCGCCGAGCTCATCCCGCTCCTCGCGCTCAACCTGGAGAAGTGGCGCTGGCTGCCGCGTGACCTCGGCGACCTCCATGTCTGGGTCAACGTGCCCCGCTTCGAGCTGGCCCTCCGCGAGCGCGCGGGCGACGACTGGTCCGACGCGGCGCGCTTCGTGACCGTCGTCGGCGCCCACGACTGGGAAACGCCGGCCTTCACCGACACGATGGAGACGATCGTGTTCAACCCGACGTGGATCGTGCCCGCCTCCATCCAGCGCGAGTCCTACGGCGAGGTCCGCGGCTTCGTCGAGCGTCAGCCGGGGCCGGGCAATGCGATGGGGCGCGTCAAATTTCTCTTTCCCAACGACCACGCCGTCTACGTCCACGACACGCCCTCGAAGTGGGCCTTCGGCGTGGACGACCGGGCGCGCTCCCACGGCTGCGTCCGCGCCGGAAACCCGGAGGCGCTGGCCCGCGAGCTGCTGACGCGGACCAACGGCTGGACCGCCGAGCGCGTCCGCGCCATCTTCCAGGGTCCTTGGGGACCGACCCAGTCGGTCACCGTCGAGGCGACCGTCCCGGTCCACCTCGTCTACTTCACGGCCGAGGTCGACCCCGATGGCCGCCTTCGCGTCTACGACGACGTGTACCGCCGCGACGCCCGCCTCGCCGACGCCCTCGGCCTGGAGCGGCCTGACGCCCGCGGCCGGGTCCTCGCGACGCTCATCGCGGACACCATCGGGGACGAACACGAGGTGGAGGAAGAGGAAGCAGGCCCCGACGAAGACGTCGCCGACGTGGAGGCGGAGACAGAGGCCCCCGCGCCGTCCCCGGCACCGCCGCCGGAGGCCCGCACGGCCGCACCGGACCGTCGCCTCGTCGGCCCATCGGATACGCTGGGAACCCGAGAGGGAGAGGTACTTTCGAGGTCCCCCGCGCCGTTGGCGCCCCGTCCCCGCTACTGA